From a region of the Acanthochromis polyacanthus isolate Apoly-LR-REF ecotype Palm Island chromosome 3, KAUST_Apoly_ChrSc, whole genome shotgun sequence genome:
- the zgc:92360 gene encoding arf-GAP with dual PH domain-containing protein 1 has product MSANERATRYLREILQKPGNDACADCGAPDPTWGSCSLGVFVCLACSGIHRNFPDISKVKSLSLSRWEDHEVQFMAENGNELMRSKYEAAVPVYYYKPTHKDCQVLREQWIRAKYERKEFSNPGNSFIYEKGTRDGMLMKRGRDNGQFLSRRFVLSVREGTLKYFTKYDAKEPKAVIKVDTINATFQPEKIGNPNGLQITYLKDYSTRNIFVYHDNGKEIVDWFNSIRAVQLHYLKVAFPGATDAELIPKLTRNFLKEGCMEKTGPRQTEGFKKRWFTLDHRRLMYFKDPLDAFAKGEVFLGNRDHGYNAFPGLPAGTHCNGTWQHGITIETPDRWFLFTCETESDQQDWLKHFNDVMSAQMSPQEYTMEALFRHRH; this is encoded by the exons ATGTCGGCAAATGAAAGAGCAACCCGGTACCTGAGAGAGATCCTGCAAAAACCTGGAAATGACGCCTGCGCAGACTGTGGCGCGCCGG ACCCGACATGGGGCTCCTGCTCTCTGGGAGTGTTCGTCTGTCTGGCCTGCTCTGGGATCCACCGCAACTTCCCAGACATCAGCAAGGTCAAGTCCCTGAGCCTGTCCCGCTGGGAGGACCACGAGGTGCAG TTCATGGCAGAGAATGGTAATGAGCTGATGAGGAGTAAATATGAGGCTGCTGTTCCAGTCTACTACTACAAACCCACCCACAAGGACTGCCA GGTGTTGAGAGAGCAGTGGATTAGAGCCAAGTACGAGAGGAAAGAGTTCTCCAACCCTGGGAACAGCTTTATATATGAGAAAG GAACGAGAGATGGCATGTTGATGAAGAGGGGGCGGGACAACGGACAGTTCCTGAGCAGGCGATTCGTCCTTTCTGTGAGGGAGGGGACTCTGAAGTATTTTACCAAATATGAC GCTAAGGAACCCAAAGCAGTGATCAAGGTGGACACCATCAACGCAACCTTTCAGCCAGAAAAGATAGGAAACCCCAACGGCCTGCAGATCACCTACCTCAAAGACTACAGCACCCGCAACATCTTCGTTTATCACGACAATGGCAAG GAGATCGTCGACTGGTTCAATTCAATCCGTGCAGTTCAGCTTCATTATCTAAAGGTGGCCTTCCCTGGTGCGACTGATGCagag CTGATACCCAAACTTACCCGGAACTTTCTCAAAGAAGGATGCATGGAAAAAACCGGTCCCAGA CAAACGGAAGGTTTCAAGAAACGCTGGTTTACCCTGGACCACAGACGACTCATGTACTTCAAAGATCCACTG GACGCCTTTGCCAAAGGGGAAGTTTTCTTGGGGAACCGGGACCATGGCTACAATGCTTTCCCCGGCTTGCCTGCTGGCACCCACTGCAATGGCACCTGGCAACACGGCATCACCATAGAAACGCCTGACCGCTGGTTCCTGTTTACCTGCGAGACAGAGAGTGACCAACAGGACTGGCTGAAACACTTCAATGATGTCATGAGCGCTCAAATGTCCCCTCAGGAGTACACAA tggAGGCCTTGTTCAGGCACAGACATTGA